GGTGGAGGAAGTCCTGCGCCGTCACGGCCAGTTGGACGAAGCGGTGGTTGTCGCCCGCGAGGACACGAGCGGATCCCTCCGACTGGTTGCCTATGTCGTCCCGGACAAGCCCGGTGACGTCATTCCCGCCGAACTGACCTCCCATGTCCGCACCTGGCTGCCGGACTTCATGGTCCCCTCCGTCTTCGTCGGCCTGGACGAGTTCCCCCTCCTCCCCAACGGAAAGATCGACCGCAACGCCCTCCCAGACCCTGATCCAACCAGCGGCCACATCGCCTACCGCGCCCCCACCGGACCCGCCGAGGAACTCGTCGCCGAGATATGGCGCGAGGTCCTGGATGTCACCGAAGTCGGCGCCGACGACGACTTCTTCGCGCTCGGCGGCCACTCCCTGCTCGCCACCCGCGTCATCAGCCGGCTCGCGGCGCGCACCGGCACCGACGTACCGCTCAATCTCATCTTCGATCACCCCGTACTCGCCGAACTCGCCGGGCAGTTGCCCGATCCGGCGTCCTGGGCGGCCCCCGTCGAGATCCGGCGCATCCGGCGGGTCCGCGGACGGTCCGCCGCGGGGTGACACCCGGCCCCTTTCCCCTACGTACGCCCTGCTCCCCCTTCCACCGTTCCGCTCCCTACTAGATCAGGAGAAAGCGATGAAGCAGGAAAAGACAACGCTCGAAGCCCCACCGGCTCCGGTCGCCGAGACCGCTCCCGCGGCGAGGCCGGCCGCACCCGTGCCGGATCTGTCCACCGGCCCCCGGGCCACCGAGCCCGCCATGCTGGGCTTCGGGGGATTCCTGCTCGGCTCCATCTCGCTCGCCTTCTACCTGAAGGACGTCAGCATCCCGGCCAACTCCCTGGTGGCCTCGCTGCCCATCATGGTGTTCAGCAGCACCATCATGCTGCTGATGGCCTCGGTCTGGGCGATGCGCCTGGGCGACGGGGTGTTCGCGGCCGTGTACGGCCTGTTCGGGACGTTCTGGCTGAGCTTCTCCATCCTCAGCCTCGCCCTGAACAACAACTGGATGGGCGAGTTCGAGAACATCGAACAACGCCAGGCCACCGCCAACTTCGTCCTGGTGTGGTCGATCGTGATCATCCTGCTGACGCTGACGACCCTGCGACTGCCGCGGGTCTTCACGTTCCTCTTCGTGGTCGTCTCCACGACCCTGCTCGTTCTGTACGGCTCGATCGAGCAGGCCATCGACCAGACCGTCAACAACCCCCTCAAGCCCGGTGACCCCTGGCTGATCTACGTCGGCATCACGACGATGTTCCTCTTCATCGTGCTCGGCATGTACATCTTCGCCAGCTTCATGCACCAGGCGACCGGCGCCAAGCGCCTCCCGCTGGGCAAGCCGCTCATCAAGGGCCGCTGAACCCGGACGACGCACGGACTCCCCCCGACCCAACGCGTATGAACAGGAGGCACGATGACCGACTACCTGCCCCACGTCGCCACCGTCCCCTTCCCCATGCCGCGCCCGGAGGACCTGCCCGTCGACGCCCCGGCGATCGCGGCGGCGGCCCCCACCGCCCTCGCGGCGCAGGCCGCCCGGATGTCCGATCCGGCGAACCGGACCGGGCTCGCCCGGTTGCTGGCCGCCACCGTGGCCGCCCGCGCCGATCTCGGCCCGGTGCCCAGCACCCTGGTCGGCGACGACCCGCGGGAGTCGCGGCCGAATCGGGACAACGACCTGGCGTTCGGCATAGAGCGGCATGACGGCGACCCGCTCGCCCTGTTCGTCGCGGCACTCCTCAACGCCCAGCTCGGCATCCTGGAAATCGCCGAGGAACGGGGTACCGGCCTCGACGAGGCCT
This window of the Streptomyces niveus genome carries:
- a CDS encoding GPR1/FUN34/YaaH family transporter; the protein is MKQEKTTLEAPPAPVAETAPAARPAAPVPDLSTGPRATEPAMLGFGGFLLGSISLAFYLKDVSIPANSLVASLPIMVFSSTIMLLMASVWAMRLGDGVFAAVYGLFGTFWLSFSILSLALNNNWMGEFENIEQRQATANFVLVWSIVIILLTLTTLRLPRVFTFLFVVVSTTLLVLYGSIEQAIDQTVNNPLKPGDPWLIYVGITTMFLFIVLGMYIFASFMHQATGAKRLPLGKPLIKGR